From the Triticum urartu cultivar G1812 chromosome 4, Tu2.1, whole genome shotgun sequence genome, the window actagcacaaggcaatatagcattttgactaaaagtagtgctagtgtccacatgaggctcactagatgttaccttagcaatcatggcctcatgagctatctttagcacattatgggatactagaagatcatcatgagagcttgagagcttttcatggctttcttccaatttcccataattgctagatagcaactcaagttgagaCGTAGCTCAACGTTCTCCTTcaaaatggatgcttcacaagtaatagagttagtaggcacaagcatcatcattaacaacaaGTAGAAGGacaacttggcaagctctttaataagaagcttcaagttgagcatgagactcggtgagtttgatgagctcacccttgatgacccttgagccattttcgaggtgctcaaaatcctcaaggagtctagcatgaggcaaacttcaagcttagcatttttagtttcaaaaatTGGCCATCAAGAGCTCTATCATGAGATTCCttcactctagataattctagagcaaaagtctcctcaagagattccttggtggtttgttcaagttcaagagcttgagagaggtcgcaatctcattagcgtaatcacgctcatgaccttccattttatcaatggtgacctcatgctcctcaagacgagattccaactcatcaatatatttcttgccctcaatagcaatagacatgatttccatgaagttggaacgagcaattttattcttaagaagagctttaaaaatcatttcccccttaatttttaaggaggcaacatcatcattctcttcatcataatcaacatcatcatcactcttgccatcatcaatatcatcacaagatatattgggattcaaagtgggagatacctttgaagccttggccataaggcaaaatgcaatagatgatgatgtaggatcccttgaagcaccattccaagaccacatcttgttccatggagtgttgggtttcctctacattgttagcacaacaactcgaggaaatacatttttatcatggcaacaagatagcaagcatatcatcatgagatttagtcaagcaatttctacatgatatgcaaaggactatcaacacaagcatgtgaaacatttggtgctcgaagtgttaaagcccaaagagaggagcattgcaataagatagtgatgaatcaacaataagcatactatcatcattgcaatgaccaacactactcaccatatcattaccttgtggcaaaccacatgtaggtgaagtagaagaagttgagaataCAACACGgcggaggtggagggagaacaatcatccccacaaaacttggacacgccatatttatcttgaagctttgtccacaactcatgagcatcccggaaaggcatgagttgaaatataactacattgctcaaagcatcgaaaagcacattagaagcttgagcattgagataagagtttttctcatcctctaaagataatctttggggatcctttggaggagaaaaacccatatctacaattcgctctaaatttgggtccatgaccctaaagagattaagcatgcgaattacccaaacatcaaaatttgtgccatcgaaactaagagtgtgagagaatcctaatcccctagtcgacatctttactctctaggcggttaagcctaacaaagagagacgaggctctgataccaattgaaagatcgtggatgtcgcctagagggggggtgaataggcattttaaaataattacggtttaggcttgaacaaatgcggaataaacctagcggttaatttgtcaagcacaaaacctacaacaactaggctcacctatgtgcaccaacaacttatgctaagcaagataaactactaggtgatagcaagatatatgacaagaaacaatatggctatcacaaagtaaagtgcataagtaaagagctcgggtaagagataaccgaggcacgcggagacgacgatgtatcccgaagttcacacccttgcggatgctaatctccgtttggagcggtgtggaggcacaatgctccccaagaagccactagggccaccgtaatctcctcacgccctcgcacaatgcaagatgtccgtgattccactaagggacccttgaggggcggtcaccgaacccgtacactttggcaaccctttgGGGGCGTCACGCGGTACCGTCAATTGCTCGGgccgatctccacaacctaattggagaccccgacgcttgcccgggaAGCTTTACacccacaatgattgagctcgaACACCCCaacgtctagggcgccaaggcaccaaGAGAACAGCTCTAGGGtggcacccaagagtaataagcttctcaacttcacttccacgtatcaccatggagaacgcaaaccgatgcaccaaatgcaatggcaagggcacacggagtgcccaagtccttctcccaaatcccaccaaagcaactaatgctagggaggaaaatgagaggaagaacgaaagaagaacatgaagaactccaagatctagatccaaggggttcccctcacctagaggagaaagtgattggtggaaacgtgggtctagatctcctctctcttttccctcaagaactagcaagaatcattggagggattgagagttagcaagctcgaagaaggtcaacaatgggggaagaacatgagctaaaaaggataaggttcaatggggaagaagacccccttttataggtggggaaaaatccaactGTTATGCTCACAGCTCGCactgagcggtactaccgctccaaggagcggtactaccgctagggcggtaGTAGCCCTTTGAAACGCAACAACGAGGAGGCAAAAAAGCCAGAAGAACcatcggagcggtagtaccgcttgacaTCACGGTACTACCACTAggggtagcggtactaccgctaaggGTAGcagtactactgcttgcgagcggtactaaaaaattacatccgtgCCTACCACCGCTGGACTTGTGACGAGTTTTTGGTCCCGAGCGGAAGTAGCCACAGAAGTAGCCGAGGTAGTACCGCTCCCAATGGTGGTAGTAAAAAATTACTTCCGCTCCtacccgcggtagtaccgctgcagccttttcagaacaccaaaactaccacaacttctgcaaacggactccgaNNNNNNNNNNNNNNNNNNNNNNNNNNNNNNNNNNNNNNNNNNNNNNNNNNNNNNNNNNNNNNNNNNNNNNNNNNNNNNNNNNNNNNNNNNNNNNNNNNNNNNNNNNNNNNNNNNNNNNNNNNNNNNNNNNNNNNNNNNNNNNNNNNNNNNNNNNNNNNNNNNNNNNNNNNNNNNNNNNNNNNNNNNNNNNNNNNNNNNNNNNNNNNNNNNNNNNNNNNNNNNNNNNNNNNNNNNNNNNNNNNNNNNNNNNNNNNNNNNNNNNNNNNNNNNNNNNNNNNNNNNNNNNNNNNNNNNNNNNNNNNNNNNNNNNNNNNNNNNNNNNNNNNNNNNNNNNNNNNNNNNNNNNNNNNNNNNNNNNNNNNNNNNNNNNNNNNNNNNNNNNNNNNNNNNNNNNNNNNNNNNNNNNNNNNNNNNNNNNNNNNNNNNNNNNNNNNNNNNNNNNNNNNNNNNNNNNNNNNNNNNNNNNNNNNNNNNNNNNNNNNNNNNNNNNNNNNNNNNNNNNNNNNNNNNNNNNNNNNNNNNNNNNNNNNNNNNNNNNNNNNNNNNNNNNNNNNNNNNNNNNNNNNNNNNNNNNNNNNNNNNNNNNNNNNNNNNNNNNNNNNNNNNNNNNNNNNNNNNNNNNNNNNNNNNNNNNNNNNNNNNNNNNNNNNNNNNNNNNNNNNNNNNNNNNNNNNNNNNNNNNNNNNNNNNNNNNNNNNNNNNNNNNNNNNNNNNNNNNNNNNNNNNNNNNNNNNNNNNNNNNNNNNNNNNNNNNNNNNNNNNNNNNNNNNNNNNNNNNNNNNNNNNNNNNNNNNNNNNNNNNNNNNNNNNNNNNNNNNNNNNNNNNNNNNNNNNNNNNNNNNNNNNNNNNNNNNNNNNNNNNNNNNNNNNNNNNNNNNNNNNNNNNNNNNNNNNNNNNNNNNNNNNNNNNNNNNNNNNNNNNNNNNNNNNNNNNNNNNNNNNNNNNNNNNNNNNNNNNNNNNNNNNNNNNNNNNNNNNNNNNNNNNNNNNNNNNNNNNNNNNNNNNNNNNNNNNNNNNNNNNNNNNNNNNNNNNNNNNNNNNNNNNNNNNNNNNNNNNNNNNNNNNNNNNNNNNNNNNNNNNNNNNNNNNNNNNNNNNNNNNNNNNNNNNNTGCTCAAGTCTAACATGCAAGTTATTTCAAGGTACAGTGTGGAGAGAGTATCAGGATAcaacaaatcaacaaagctaacGTACTATAGAAGATCGTAATACGGTGTAAAAACAAATTTATTGCTTGTAAATCAGCATATAGTTAGCCAACATAAGAACACAAGAGTCTTAGGGAATTGAATCACCCTACCTCAAGGGTAACAAACATAGCATGACCCATATGCAATGATCCAGTCACATTTGCAGGTGGCATAGGAATGACAAATGGATCGCCTCCACGGTCGAAGTTAGGCTTAAAGAATCCTTGAGATTCCCACCTATGAAAATTGAAACATCAAATAGTTTAGGAGAAGTTATGTGTGGTTCGAAAAATAATTTATACTGAGACAGGAGGGAAAgtaagcaaaataaaataaaatttattcaacTCAATTCATTGAACAATATACTTGAATCAAATAACTAGATTATTAAGCTAGTAGTCTTCAACCTAGGTTGTAACGCCAATCCAATGGGAGTTGaaacatacttctctatcagtAGTTAGGTTAACTTTAAGTTCCTGATTGGATCATGGCAATTTTCCTCTGTATGATTCAAGATTTATGTGCAGAACAATATATCATGAGATCCAAATTTAACACATATAAAGAGAAGTGGTTCTAAATTCCATAGCACATCGTACAAGTATGACTTGTCAACTTTGCATCTCCTTTGACTTGCTAACTACAGCTATACATAAGCGAGCAATGTACAGTCAGTACAGAGAATGGCAGTTAGTTCTTCCCTGGTAACAGAACGATTTGGCAATCTTGTCCAAAGCCagcacccacgatgcggctactATCAACGGACTGGTACGCAAGAAATGTCTGAAAATCAGTGATAGCTCAAAGTTGGACAACTAACTATACATTTGTGTGTCTCGGTCTCTTTAGACATTTCCATACTACCAATACCAACTAAAATGTCATCCCTCAACTTCATTGCATGTAGCAGGACGTAAATGGAATTGCAAGCTTTGCCAAAATTGCTGGCTGAATCATGTACTTATCATGCCCACATGAGAACGAGCATAAATGGATCACCAAGCAATCAAGCGAGTTAACTCGTAGCAGAGACGCTGAATTACCACTTATAAATCCGCTCCTCGCTGGTGAAGTCGAACGACTTAGCGACTTCAGGGGAGGTGAACACATCCCTCTCAGAGACAACTGCTGCAACGTGAACCAGACCCAATCAATGCACAACACAGTCTCACAGGATTTCACGCCAGCTAACGAAACCGAGAACTGGGGAGCACTGCCGGTACCTGCGCAGAACCTgtgggcggcgcggcgcggggtcCACGCCGGGCGGCGGTGGGCGAAGAAGAGCAGCGGGTTGAGACGGCGGAGGCAGGTTGAGGAGGAGGACAGGAGGTGGGAGGGGCCTGCAAGCGCCATTAGAGCCTGCGCGCGCCGCCCGGCTAGCGGTGCTGGTGGGGTGGCAACGGCGAAAAACCCTAGACTAGCAGGTGAGCTCGAGGGGTTTGGGTTTGGATTTGGAAGAGGATAACGCGGGAGCGTGGCGGTGCACGGCGCCGTGGGGAGCGGAGGGCGGTGGCGCAAACGGATGGGACGATGACTAGCAAAGTATAGCAATGAATGAATTTATATTATCAAAAAAAAAAGAATACTGCTACATCATATATAGAAAAGGAATATTTAAAGGACAGAAAAATCATAGGAAATAACATCACATGTATATTAACTAGAGGATGACGCGCGCTTTGCGGCAGAAAAGTCAGCAGAGATTTACAAACATATGAAAAAAAGAAATCGGTAATGTGTGATATTTATTAGACTGACACATTACAGCCCAGAAAAGTTAACATTGATCCATTTTCTCAATTTTAGAGGATTTGAAGAATATTCTGTTGTGATTTACAATGAGGAGGGTAGTGGATCAATGCATACCAATGACTTACACTAAGAGAAATGGTGAAACCTATTTGCTTTGCATGACGGTCATAGCAAGATCTTACAATCTAAATTTTGAGAAATAAACACAAATTAGTGCTGAAAATTTGGCTTAATTCTTAATGGACATGACCATGAGGTTCAACAAATACGTGCAAAACAAATATAATAGGCCTCTCACGCCTAGATCGACTTGTTGAATTGCTACTGCCAGGAGATTTGTAAGTGCTCACCTTTGTAAGAAAAAAGGAATTAAGTGTT encodes:
- the LOC125553779 gene encoding valine--tRNA ligase, chloroplastic/mitochondrial 2-like isoform X2; protein product: MALAGPSHLLSSSSTCLRRLNPLLFFAHRRPAWTPRRAAHRFCAVVSERDVFTSPEVAKSFDFTSEERIYKWWESQGFFKPNFDRGGDPFVIPMPPANVTGSLHMGHAMFVTLEVG
- the LOC125553779 gene encoding valine--tRNA ligase, chloroplastic/mitochondrial 2-like isoform X1, which produces MALAGPSHLLSSSSTCLRRLNPLLFFAHRRPAWTPRRAAHRFCAAVVSERDVFTSPEVAKSFDFTSEERIYKWWESQGFFKPNFDRGGDPFVIPMPPANVTGSLHMGHAMFVTLEVG